In Gemella haemolysans ATCC 10379, the genomic window ACTCAAGCACAATGAAAACTGAATATATATATTAGATCAAAAATAATTTTCTATAAAGTAAAAGAAACAGATTTACAAAACCGAGAAAAAAGTAAGTAAGTTGTAAAAACTTATTCACAAAGAGTTCAAGGAAAAGAACGAAGCGTAAAAGCTACACACGATTAAGTAGTAAAGGGCGCACGGAGGATGCCTTGGCACTAGGAGCCGATGAAGGACGTGACAAACGACGAAATGCTACGGGGAGCTGTAAGTAAGCAAAGAGCCGTAGATATCCGAATGGGGGAACCCACCGCTTTTAAAAGGGCGGTACGCGAAAGCGAGGTAACGCAGGGAACTGAAACATCTAAGTACCTGTAGGAAGAGAAAGAAAAATCGATTTCCTGAGTAGCGGCGAGCGAAAAGGAAAGAGCCCAAACCAATGTGCTTGCATATTGGGGTTGTAGGACTCTCAACAAAGTGTATGACAAAGTATAGTAGAACTAGCTGGAAAGTTAGACCGTAGAAGGTAAAAGTCCTGTATACGAAATGCTAAGTTGGCGCGAGAGAGCACCTGAGTACGGCGGAACACGAGGAATTCCGTCGGAATCTACCAGGACCGTCTGGTAAGGCTAAATACTACCTAGTGACCGATAGTGAACCAGTACCGTGAGGGAAAGGTGAAAAGAACCCCGGGAGGGGAGTGAAAGAGAACCTGAAACCGTGTGCTTACAAGTAGTCAGAGCCCCTTGAGGGTGATGGCGTGCCTTTTGTAGAATGAACCGGCGAGTTACTTTATCATGCGAGGTTAAGTGGAAGACATGGAGCCGCAGCGAAAGCGAGTCTTAATAGGGCGAAATAGTATGATGGAGTAGACCCGAAACCAAGTGATCTACCCATGGCCAGGTTGAAGTTTAGGTAACACTGAATGGAGGACCGAACCAGGACACGTTGAAAAGTGTTTGGATGAGCTGTGGGTAGCGGAGAAATTCCAATCGAACTTGGAAATAGCTGGTTCTCTCCGAAATAGCTTTAGGGCTAGCCTCGTTGTGAGTTTACTGGAGGTAGAGCACTGTTTGGACTAGGGGCCCATCCCGGGTTACCGAATTCAGACAAACTCCGAATGCCAGATAAATATCAACGGGAGTCAGACTGCGGGTGATAAGGTTCGTAGTCGAAAGGGAAACAGCCCAGACCGCCAGCTAAGGTCCCAAATTGTATGTTAAGTGGAAAAGGATGTGATGATGCACAGACAACCAGGATGTTGGCTTAGAAGCAGCCACCATTTAAAGAGTGCGTAATAGCTCACTGGTCGAGTGACATCGCGCCGAAAATGTACCGGGGCTAAACATACAACCGAAGCTGCGGATATAACTAATGTTATATGGTAGGAGAGCGTTCTAACATCGTAGAAGCCGAGCTGTAAGGCGAGGTGGAGAGGTTAGAAGTGAGAATGCCGGTGTGAGTAGCGAAAGATAGGTGAGAATCCTATCCACCGAATGACTAAGGTTTCCAGAGGAAGGCTCGTCCGCTCTGGGTAAGTCGGGACCTAAGGTGAAGCCGAATGGTGAAGCCGATGGACAACAGGTAGAAATTCCTGTACCACCAAATATCGTTTGAGAGAAGTGGGGACAGAGGAGGCTAATTGATCGTCCTGATGGAATAGGACGTCTAAGCACAAAGGTTGAGTAGTAGGCAAATCCGCTGCTCATAAGACTGAAGTGTGATGGGGAGCGAAATATAGTAGCGAAGTCAATGAAGCCAAACTCTCAAGAAAAGCCGCTATCGAGATAAGAGGTGCCCGTACCGCAAACCGACACAGGTAGTTGGGAAGAGAATTCTAAGGTGAGCGAGAGAACCATCGTTAAGGAACTCGGCAAAATGACCCCGTAACTTCGGGAGAAGGGGTGCCTACGAGAGTAGGCCGCAGTGAATAGGCCCAAGCGACTGTTTAACAAAAACACAGGTCTCTGCAAAACCGTAAGGTGAAGTATAGGGGCTGACGCCTGCCCGGTGCTGGAAGGTTAAGAGGAGTGCTTAGCGTAAGCGAAGGTATGAATTGAAGCCCCAGTAAACGGCGGCCGTAACTATAACGGTCCTAAGGTAGCGAAATTCCTTGTCGGGTAAGTTCCGACCCGCACGAAAGGCGTAACGATTTGGGCACTGTCTCAACGATGGACTCGGTGAAATCATAGTACCTGTGAAGATGCAGGTTACCCGCGACAGGACGGAAAGACCCCATGGAGCTTTACTGTAGCTTGATATTGAATTTTGATGCAGTATGTACAGGATAGGTAGGAGCCAGAGAATCATGCACGCCAGTGTATGAGGAGGCGTTGTTGGGATACTACCCTTGCTGTATTGAAATTCTAACCCTCGGCGTAGAAGACCGGGAGACAGTGTCAGGTGACAGTTTGACTGGGGCGGTCGCCTCCCAAAGAGTAACGGAGGCGTTCAAAGGTTCCCTCAGAATGGTTGGAAATCATTTGCAGAGTGTAAAGGCACAAGGGAGCTTGACTGTGAGACCTACAAGTCGAGCAGGTGCGAAAGCAGGACTTAGTGATCCGGTGGTTCCGCATGGAAGGGCCATCGCTCAACGGATAAAAGCTACCCTGGGGATAACAGGCTTATCTCCCCCAAGAGTCCACATCGACGGGGAGGTTTGGCACCTCGATGTCGGCTCATCGCATCCTGGGGCTGTAGTCGGTCCCAAGGGTTGGGCTGTTCGCCCATTAAAGCGGTACGCGAGCTGGGTTCAGAACGTCGTGAGACAGTTCGGTCCCTATCCGTCGTGGGCGTAGGAAATTTGAGAGGAGCTGTCCTTAGTACGAGAGGACCGGGATGGACGTATCAATGGTGTACCAGTTGTCACGCCAGTGGCATAGCTGGGTAGCTAAATACGGAAGGGATAAGAGCTGAAAGCATCTAAGCATGAAGCCCCCCTCGAGATGAGATTTCCCACGGATATTAAGACCCCTTGAAGACGACAAGGAGAATAGGTTAGGAGTGTAAGCACGGTAACGTGTTCAGCTGACTAATACTAATAGGTCGAGGACTTAATCAAGTGAAAGTTCTTTAGAAAAGTAACTGTTGACAAAAAGAAAAAAGATGATATAATATGTATATGAAGTTTTCGTCTGGTGGCGATAGCGAAGAGGACACACCTGTACCCATACCGAACACAGAAGTTAAGCTCTTTAGCGTCGAATGTAGTTGGGCTTACGCCCTGTGAGACTAGAACGTTGCCAGACTTTTGATATGGAGGTTTAGCTCAGCTGGGAGAGCACTTGCCTTACAAGCAAGGGGTCAGCGGTTCGATCCCGTTAACCTCCACCATTTATGCCGGCCTAGCTCAGTTGGTAGAGCAACTGACTTGTAATCAGTAGGTCGGGGGTTCAAGTCCTCTGGCCGGCACCATTTTTAATCAGAGCCATTAGCTCAGTTGGTAGAGCATTTGACTTTTAATCAAAGGGTCGAAGGTTCGAGTCCTTCATGGCTCACCATTCTTTTGCGGGTGTGGCGGAATTGGCAGACGCACTAGACTTAGGATCTAGCGCCTCACGGCGTGGGGGTTCGACTCCCTTCACCCGCACCATTTCTAAGTATTCGCGAAAGTAGTTCAGGGGTAGAACATCACCTTGCCAAGGTGAGGGTCGCGGGTTCAAATCCCGTCTTTCGCTCCAATAGTTAATATAGTGCCGGGGTGGCGGAACTGGCAGACGCACAGGACTTAAAATCCTGCGGTAGCAATACCGTACCGGTTCGATTCCGGTCCTCGGCACCATTATATTAGCGCCCATAGCTCAATTGGATAGAGCGTTTGACTACGGATCAAAAGGTTAGGGGTTCGACTCCTCTTGGGCGCGCCATTTAAAATCACGGGAAGTAGCTCAGCTTGGTAGAGCACTTGGTTTGGGACCAAGGGGTCGCAGGTTCGAATCCTGTCTTCCCGACCATTGAAAATATATATAAACATTATTAATTTGGGGCCTTAGCTCAGCTGGGAGAGCGCCTGCTTTGCACGCAGGAGGTCAGCGGTTCGATCCCGCTAGGCTCCACCATTTTAAATAATGAATTTAGCCTTTATTGGCGGCGTAGCTCAGCTGGCTAGAGCGTACGGTTCATACCCGTAAGGTCGGGGGTTCGATCCCCTCTGCCGCCACCAATAATAGTTAGTGAATTCACAGGAACACGGACTCTTAGCTCAGTTGGTTAGAGCTATCGGCTCATAACCGATCGGTCGCAGGTTCGAGTCCTGCAGAGTCCACCATTTATCAAGGAGGAATACCCAAGTCCGGCTGAAGGGATCGGTCTTGAAAACCGACAGGAGTGTAAAAGCTCGCAGGGGTTCGAATCCCCTTTCCTCCTCCATTTTTATTATCGCGGGATGGAGCAGTCTGGCAGCTCGTTGGGCTCATAACCCAAAGGTCGATGGTTCAAATCCATCTCCCGCAATTTTTAATACTAGGTCCCGTGGTGTAGCGGTTATCACGCCTGCCTGTCACGCAGGAGATCGCGGGTTCGATTCCCGTCGGGACCGCCATTTTTTTATGTCAAAATTAAATAATGCCTCGATAGCTCAGTTGGTAGAGCAATGGATTGAAGCTCCATGTGTCGGCAGTTCGACTCTGTCTCGAGGCACCATGTTGCCGGCCTAGCTCAGTTGGTAGAGCAACTGACTTGCAATCAGTAGGTCGGGGGTTCAAGTCCTCTGGCCGGCATTTTTTTATATTTTGGGAAGATAGCGAAGAGGCTAAACGCGGCGGACTGTAAATCCGCTCCTTCGGGTTCAGTGGTTCGAATCCACTTCTTCCCACCATTCTTAGGGACGTAGTTTAACGGTAGAACAAAGGTCTCCAAAACCTTTGGTGTGGGTTCGATTCCTGCCGTCCCTGTTCAAGGTGTAATCATTTGTGATTACACTTTTTTTTTGTCTTTAAAATAATAATCACTTTACTTCGGAAATATTCTTTTAAAGTACCGTTTTATAAGCTTTGTATGATAGTGAATATCGGGAAATATTTTTGACAATTATTTTAAAGTATGATATTGTATTAGTGTATATAAAGTTATAGGAGGTAAAATATGACAGAGAGTGTAAAACCATTTAGTAAGCTATATGATTTAACACAGAGAGCAGAAAAAGTAGGTATTTCTGATGATGATGTACTTAGAGAGATTTTAGTTGAAAAAATTGTTCCGAACAAATATCAACCACGACGTGAATTTACTGAAGAAAAAATCAAAGAACTTGCTGAATCAATCAAGCAAAATGGTTTACTTCAATCTATTACAGTTCGTGACATGGGAAATGGTTTCTATGAACTTATTGCTGGGGAAAGACGTTTAAGAGCTATTAAGTATTTACAATATTCCACGACTAAGGCTATTGTTAAGGAATTAACTGATGAACAGATGGCAACTCTTGCATTAATTGAAAATATTCAAAGAGAAGAATTAACGCCAATTGAGGAAGCACATGCTTATCAAGAATTACTTAGAATTAATAAACTTACTCAAGACGAGCTTGCTAAGTCTTTAGGGAAAACTCAAGCGACTGTAGCTAATAAATTACGATTATTAAAATTAAGTAAAAAGGTTATTGATGCAATTAATACTAAGAAGATTACAGAACGTCATGGCCGTGCTATGGTTAAGTTAGATTCTTCTGCTCAAGAGAAATTATTGATTCAAATTTTATCACAAAATCTTAATGTATCTCAAACTGAAGAAAAAATTGATACATATTTAAAAATTAAAAAAGACACTAAAGTATTTAATCCAACTGTAAATTATGATGGACAAAAAATTATAGCTAAGCTTATAAAAGAGATAGCTAAACTGGAAGAGAAATATAATATAAATTTAAACAAAGAAGAAGAAGAAACTATGGAAAGTGTGGTTATTAAAGTTACTGTGCCACGCTTTGCCAAAAAAGAGGTAAATGATGAAAATATTAGCGATATGTAATCAAAAAGGTGGAGTAGGAAAAACAACTACTTCAATAAATTTAGCAGCTTCGTTAGCTCATCTTAAAAAGAAAGTACTATTAATTGATACTGATCCACAGGCCAATGCAACTAGTGGTGTTGGTGTAGATAAGGCAGCTATAAGCCAATCAATTTATAATATTCTTGTAGATGAAGTTAATATTAATGATGTAATTATTAAAACAGCTTATGAAAATCTGGATATTGTGCCTTCTAGTATTGCATTGGCGGGAGCAGAAGTTGAGCTTGTCTCAGCAATTAGCCGTGAGCAACGCATGAAAAATGCAATATCTGAAATTAAAGATGAGTATGATTATGTGGTAATCGATTGCCCTCCGTCTTTAGGCCTTATTACATTAAATTCATTAACTGCAGCTGATGGAGTAATTATCCCTGTACAGACAGAATATTACGCCTTAGAAGGGCTTAGTCAGCTTATGAATACATTTAATATAGTAAGAAAGCATCTTAATTCTAAATTGGATATTTTTGGGGTATTACTTACTATGACTGATAGTAGAACAAATATATCTAACCAAGTAGCTGAACAAGTAAGAGAGCATTTCAAAGATAAAGCATTTGAAACTGTTATCGCAAGAACTGTGCGTTTAAGTGAAGCCCCAAGTTTTGGTGAACCGATTATTGAATATGCGAAAAATTCTAATGGAGCAAAACAATATTTATCATTAGCTAAAGAGGTGATTGAACGTGGCTAAAAAATTAGGTAAAGGTTTAGGACGTGGACTTGATGCTATTTTTGCTACAGAAAATGTTGAGATAGTTACGGATAATGATAAAATAGTGGAAATTGCACTTGAAGAGATCAAAAAGAATCCATATCAACCGCGTACTTATTTTAATGAAGAAAAATTAAATGAATTAAAAGAATCTATCGAAAAAAATGGTTTATTACAACCTATTATTGTAAAAAAAGCTGTAAAAGGGTATTACATTATAGCAGGTGAGCGTCGTTATAGAGCATTTGAACTGCTAGGTAGAAAAGAAATTCCAGCTATTATTAAAGAGATGACAGATGAAGAAATGATGGTCTTTGCTGTACTAGAAAACCTACAACGTGAAGATTTATCTGCCTTAGAAGAATCAGAAAGTTATAAAAATCTGATGGACAAGATGTCATTAACGCAAGAGGAATTAGCTAAAAAACTTGGAAAAAGTAGACCGTATATAGCAAATAGTTTACGACTATTAAAGTTACCAACAGAAATTAAAAATAAACTTGAGCAAGGAGTCATAAGTGCAGCTCATGCTCGAACGTTACTTTCATTAAAAACAAAAAAAGCTATGGAAGAGGTTTGCGCTTTAGTAGTTGAAAGAAAAATGTCTGTTCGTGAATTAGAAGAATATGTAGCAAAGCTACTGAAACCGAAAGAGGTCAAGAAAGCGAAGGCTAAGGATATTTTTATAGAAGAGCAGGAAGATATTCTTAAAAAGCGTCTTGGAACGTCTGTAACGATTAAACAAGGTCGTAATAAAAAAGGTAAGATAGAAATTGAGTTCAAAGATAATGATGAATTTGAACGTATTATTTCATTATTCAAGGATGAGTAATTATGAATTTTATTGAAAAGATAAAAACATCAGTAAGAAACACTGACTTACTAATCACAGTTTTAGAAAAAATATTACTTATAATTGTAATTTTTATTATTGCATCAATTTTAGTACGTATATTTAATAGAATTATTGATTATATAATGACAACTAGAGATAATGCCAATAAGAAGTTTAATATAAAGTTTAATGAGAAACGATCAGAAACTTTACATAAACTTGTGAGAAGTGCAGTTCGTTATACAATATACTTTATTGCATTTTTCCAAGTATTGTCAATCCTAGGAGTTAATACTACGAGTATTGTTGCCAGTGCTGGTATAGCATCAGTAGCTATTGGTTTTGGTGCACAGAGTTTAGTTAAAGATATTATATCTGGATTTTTTATCATTCTTGAAGGACAATTTGATGTAGGTGATAATGTTAAAATTTATAATCAAGCAGCCTTTATTGCTGGAGGTTATGTAATGTCACTTGGTTTACGTTCTACTAAGATTCGTTCAAAAAATGGTGAAGTTTATTTTATTCCGAATGGAACTATTAATCAAGTTGTAAATTACTCATTAATGTATAACTTAGCTTTAGTAGAGTTACCGATAAAAATTGATGAATCTATTGAAGAGATAGAAGACCGTGTAAACAAAGTAATTAATAATGCTAATAATAAAAAAGAATATCATGATTTATTATATAAGAACGATAAATTCCATATCGATTATATAGAAAAAATTGCTGATAACGTTGTTACTATTCATGTTATTGGAAAAGCAAAAGTTGGAAAAAAACAAGATGTGGAAACAATGTTAAGACGTGATTTCTATAAAGAGTTTGAATCATTATTAACATCAAATGAAGAAAAATAGGAGGTTGGATTATGGAATATGAATTAAATGACATAGTTGAAATGAAAAAACAACACCCTTGTGGCACAAATAGATGGCAAATTACACGTATGGGGGCTGACATAAAGATAAAGTGCCTAAAGTGTGATAATAACATAATGATGCCAAGACGTGAGTTTAACAAAAAAATTAAAAAAATAGTTGAAAAAAATTCATAATATAAAAAAGCTAGTGAATCTTTAAATAGAATCACTAGCTTTTAGTTAGCTTTTGACTAGTTCATGTTGTCTTTAACAAAATTAACAATTCCATTTGATATTATTCTATTATAAAAAGAAAAGAGTTCTTTAACAGTTAATTCAGGATGTTCAGTCCAGTAATTTATAATTGAGATAAAACTTGCTGATTGAAAATTAAATAGAAGATCTTTTTCAATCTTATTTAAATTTATAGATGCAAGGGAGAAGGTTCTTTTAAAAACATTGAGCATAGTATTCTTCAATTTATTTTGAAATGTAATACTACCATTTTCTCCCATAAGTATGTGCATAGAAGATAGATGTTTTTCAAATATATTAAAAAAATTATTATCAACATTAATATAGTCGCTAATCTCGAATGTAATATCTATATTTTTATTAGATAGATTATTAATAAATTTATTATGAAAATCTGTAATTTCTATAAGAATATTATCTTCAATTTTTTCTAATACGTTATATTTATCCAAATAGTGTCGATAAAATGTAGAACGATTTATATCAATTAAAGAAGTAATATCAGAAACAGTAATAACTTCAAATTTCTTTGTTTTCATTAATTCTAATAAAGCTTCTTGTATTTTTCTTTGTGTTTTTGTAGTTTTATTAATATAAGCCATTATTTTCTCCATAAAAATAAGACAAATTAAATTATTTTGTTGAAAATGCAACAAATCGATGAAATTTGCCTCTCGTTTTTCTTTTAAGTAGAGTATATAATAAAAACATCAAAAAAGCAACAAGTTGTTGCAAAGAAAATTTTATTATAAGATTTAGTTTTAGAAGAGTATTTCTGAAATTGAAGAGGAGGAATTTCAAATGAAAAAATATGGAAGAGTGTTAGGAATATTACTAGCAGCAATAATAACTATAATGAGTATATTTGATAGTACTCAAATACCTATAGTAAATCCTAAAATACCGGATTTGCCTATAGCAGTAGTAAATCAAGATAAGACTGATACAACTAAAGCAATGGTAGAAAAACTAAAAGAAAATTCACAAATTAATGATAAGGTGAGTATAAAATGGGAAGAAGTGTCAACAAAAGATGAAGCAGTTGACAAAATGAATAATGGAGAATATTACGGTACATTAGTAATTCCTGAGAATTATGAAAAAAGTGTAGCATCATTATCAACACCAAATGCAAAAGCACCAGAATTTACAATAGTTATTAATCAAGGGAAAAACAGCCAATTATCAACACAAGTAACACAAATTTTAACACAAATTGCTAATAAAAGTGGTGATGCAGCTAGTTTACAAATAATAAAAAAAGCAGAAGCAGCTAATAAACCTTTACCAGCCAAAATAGTAGAGAACTTAATGAAGCCAGTAAAAGTTAATGTAGAAAATATAAATACAACGGGAGATTTCTCAAGTGCACCAGGTGTATTCTTCTCTCCACTATGGATTTCTAGTTTGATTGGAAGTGT contains:
- a CDS encoding ParB/RepB/Spo0J family partition protein; the protein is MTESVKPFSKLYDLTQRAEKVGISDDDVLREILVEKIVPNKYQPRREFTEEKIKELAESIKQNGLLQSITVRDMGNGFYELIAGERRLRAIKYLQYSTTKAIVKELTDEQMATLALIENIQREELTPIEEAHAYQELLRINKLTQDELAKSLGKTQATVANKLRLLKLSKKVIDAINTKKITERHGRAMVKLDSSAQEKLLIQILSQNLNVSQTEEKIDTYLKIKKDTKVFNPTVNYDGQKIIAKLIKEIAKLEEKYNINLNKEEEETMESVVIKVTVPRFAKKEVNDENISDM
- a CDS encoding ParA family protein; the encoded protein is MKILAICNQKGGVGKTTTSINLAASLAHLKKKVLLIDTDPQANATSGVGVDKAAISQSIYNILVDEVNINDVIIKTAYENLDIVPSSIALAGAEVELVSAISREQRMKNAISEIKDEYDYVVIDCPPSLGLITLNSLTAADGVIIPVQTEYYALEGLSQLMNTFNIVRKHLNSKLDIFGVLLTMTDSRTNISNQVAEQVREHFKDKAFETVIARTVRLSEAPSFGEPIIEYAKNSNGAKQYLSLAKEVIERG
- a CDS encoding ParB/RepB/Spo0J family partition protein, which codes for MAKKLGKGLGRGLDAIFATENVEIVTDNDKIVEIALEEIKKNPYQPRTYFNEEKLNELKESIEKNGLLQPIIVKKAVKGYYIIAGERRYRAFELLGRKEIPAIIKEMTDEEMMVFAVLENLQREDLSALEESESYKNLMDKMSLTQEELAKKLGKSRPYIANSLRLLKLPTEIKNKLEQGVISAAHARTLLSLKTKKAMEEVCALVVERKMSVRELEEYVAKLLKPKEVKKAKAKDIFIEEQEDILKKRLGTSVTIKQGRNKKGKIEIEFKDNDEFERIISLFKDE
- a CDS encoding mechanosensitive ion channel family protein, encoding MNFIEKIKTSVRNTDLLITVLEKILLIIVIFIIASILVRIFNRIIDYIMTTRDNANKKFNIKFNEKRSETLHKLVRSAVRYTIYFIAFFQVLSILGVNTTSIVASAGIASVAIGFGAQSLVKDIISGFFIILEGQFDVGDNVKIYNQAAFIAGGYVMSLGLRSTKIRSKNGEVYFIPNGTINQVVNYSLMYNLALVELPIKIDESIEEIEDRVNKVINNANNKKEYHDLLYKNDKFHIDYIEKIADNVVTIHVIGKAKVGKKQDVETMLRRDFYKEFESLLTSNEEK
- a CDS encoding DUF951 domain-containing protein, translated to MEYELNDIVEMKKQHPCGTNRWQITRMGADIKIKCLKCDNNIMMPRREFNKKIKKIVEKNS
- a CDS encoding TetR/AcrR family transcriptional regulator, coding for MEKIMAYINKTTKTQRKIQEALLELMKTKKFEVITVSDITSLIDINRSTFYRHYLDKYNVLEKIEDNILIEITDFHNKFINNLSNKNIDITFEISDYINVDNNFFNIFEKHLSSMHILMGENGSITFQNKLKNTMLNVFKRTFSLASINLNKIEKDLLFNFQSASFISIINYWTEHPELTVKELFSFYNRIISNGIVNFVKDNMN
- a CDS encoding YhgE/Pip domain-containing protein; the protein is MKKYGRVLGILLAAIITIMSIFDSTQIPIVNPKIPDLPIAVVNQDKTDTTKAMVEKLKENSQINDKVSIKWEEVSTKDEAVDKMNNGEYYGTLVIPENYEKSVASLSTPNAKAPEFTIVINQGKNSQLSTQVTQILTQIANKSGDAASLQIIKKAEAANKPLPAKIVENLMKPVKVNVENINTTGDFSSAPGVFFSPLWISSLIGSVLLLTLGRKESYTAKGRLLDKLIRLGFIAVTSIVVGFLAPNLVNWILGVSVENYTQTAWFLTIGAFAFMTLIFGTISWLGIVGAPLFVLMLFFGLPILSLAPEMLGSFYTQWILPWLPMRMLYDGIKNMLFFNQGLWNSGTKDLVVVATVGVILILSSVLKKSKVSK